In Paenibacillus sp. 1781tsa1, one DNA window encodes the following:
- a CDS encoding sugar O-acetyltransferase has translation MMREEERIMKGILFSPSDSELKTIKRRAHNLSQRYSQTFEEQTEERDQILQQLLGQIGEGGFLQGPIFFHYGVHTRIGDHFFGNYNLTIQDDAQVTIGDYTSFGPNVTIVTPVHPMIARERRQMVDQNGDVKSLCYAKPVTIGNDVWISANVTVCGGVTIGDGCVIGAGSVVTRDIPPHSFAAGVPCRVIRKITEADSMRNYPDVLADCRVLEE, from the coding sequence ATGATGCGTGAAGAAGAGAGAATCATGAAGGGCATATTGTTTAGTCCAAGTGATTCGGAATTAAAGACCATCAAAAGGCGGGCCCATAATCTCAGTCAGCGTTACAGTCAGACCTTTGAGGAACAGACGGAGGAAAGGGATCAGATATTGCAACAGCTGCTGGGGCAGATCGGTGAAGGTGGATTCCTGCAAGGCCCCATCTTCTTTCATTATGGTGTGCATACCCGGATAGGCGATCACTTCTTCGGTAATTACAATCTGACGATACAAGACGATGCGCAAGTGACGATTGGGGACTATACCAGTTTTGGACCCAACGTTACGATTGTCACTCCTGTTCACCCCATGATTGCCCGTGAGCGGAGACAGATGGTGGATCAGAACGGTGATGTGAAGTCGCTATGTTATGCCAAACCTGTCACGATTGGAAACGATGTATGGATCTCGGCGAACGTCACGGTGTGCGGAGGCGTAACCATTGGAGATGGATGTGTCATTGGAGCAGGGAGTGTCGTGACTCGTGATATTCCACCGCATTCATTTGCAGCAGGCGTACCGTGCAGAGTTATTCGCAAAATCACAGAAGCGGACAGCATGCGAAATTACCCCGATGTTCTGGCAGATTGCCGTGTGCTGGAAGAATAA
- a CDS encoding ABC transporter permease, with the protein MTNSSLTQEMRFRLKSSREYSQASFAWVTSLLLTALLLFNSYDWSERTFKPFLLTILGIYLFFTLVQSVITIRIRKDLIRTGTVSALTRRLAWVQLLAIISGNIFIVTAAFHLIRKSRNVEYTFAVYMLLTQLFVIGVSALNIFKPYVADNFLPSMAVLIFILVIDLVVLIIVSRYNATTTLPRWMIGVSVVLILTSITGNVFALLLGISIIGRIRRQGKQKSNFWNDLWERLAPNMTAMSGLFFIIFLFSISICSFFTFDYSMAVENNYSALLQSPSLAYPLGTDDFGRCLFSRIVFGARISLIVGCMSTIIPVLIGGILGALSGFYGRHTDNIIMRLLDILYAIPGILLAIAIIAAFGANTVNLILALSLGSIPTYARTMRASVLYVSTFEFVEAARALGYNNRTIIFKHIIPNSLAPMIIKSTLTIGGAVIATSSLSYLGLGVEPHIPEWGNILKLGSTYLETHSYLAIYPGLAIILLVLSFNFLGDGLRDALDPKLEKA; encoded by the coding sequence ATGACAAACTCGTCTTTAACACAAGAAATGCGTTTTCGGCTTAAGTCTTCTCGAGAGTACAGTCAGGCCAGCTTTGCCTGGGTTACGTCCCTTCTCTTGACTGCATTGTTGCTGTTCAACAGTTATGACTGGAGCGAGCGGACGTTCAAACCATTTCTGCTAACGATCCTTGGCATCTACTTATTCTTCACACTGGTCCAAAGTGTCATCACCATTCGGATTCGAAAAGACCTGATCCGTACCGGTACAGTCTCTGCTCTGACTCGCAGGTTAGCCTGGGTTCAGCTACTTGCTATCATTTCAGGCAATATATTTATCGTAACGGCAGCCTTTCATCTGATTCGAAAATCCAGGAACGTGGAGTATACCTTTGCGGTGTACATGCTGTTAACCCAGCTGTTCGTAATCGGTGTATCCGCGTTAAATATCTTCAAACCTTATGTGGCTGACAACTTTCTGCCATCCATGGCGGTGCTGATCTTTATTCTGGTCATCGACTTGGTCGTTCTGATTATCGTATCCCGATATAACGCGACCACTACCCTCCCTCGTTGGATGATCGGTGTCAGTGTGGTACTGATTCTGACCTCGATCACAGGTAATGTATTCGCACTATTGCTCGGCATTTCCATTATTGGACGCATTCGCAGACAGGGGAAACAAAAATCAAACTTCTGGAACGATCTGTGGGAGCGCCTTGCTCCGAATATGACTGCAATGTCCGGTTTGTTTTTTATCATTTTTCTGTTCTCGATATCGATCTGCAGCTTCTTTACCTTTGACTACAGCATGGCTGTGGAAAATAACTATTCGGCTCTGCTTCAATCCCCTTCCCTCGCGTATCCCTTGGGAACGGATGACTTCGGACGATGTTTATTTTCCCGGATTGTATTCGGTGCCCGGATCTCCTTGATCGTAGGCTGCATGTCGACAATCATTCCTGTATTGATTGGTGGAATCCTCGGAGCGCTCTCCGGCTTCTACGGCAGGCATACGGATAACATCATCATGCGGCTGCTTGATATTCTCTATGCCATTCCGGGAATTCTGCTCGCCATTGCCATTATTGCAGCGTTCGGAGCGAATACGGTCAATCTCATTCTGGCGCTGAGTCTGGGTTCCATCCCAACGTACGCCCGTACCATGAGAGCCAGTGTACTCTATGTATCTACTTTTGAATTTGTGGAAGCTGCACGTGCACTGGGGTACAACAATCGTACGATTATTTTCAAACACATTATTCCCAACTCCCTTGCGCCCATGATCATCAAGTCTACACTCACGATTGGTGGAGCCGTTATTGCTACCAGCAGTTTGAGTTATCTGGGACTCGGCGTGGAGCCGCATATTCCGGAATGGGGTAACATTCTGAAGCTGGGCAGTACATACCTGGAAACTCACTCTTATCTGGCGATTTATCCAGGCTTGGCTATTATTCTGCTGGTTCTTTCTTTTAACTTTCTCGGTGATGGTCTGCGTGATGCGCTCGATCCCAAGCTGGAAAAGGCCTAA
- a CDS encoding ABC transporter ATP-binding protein, translating to MEPLLKVNDLSVSFHSGESEFQAVREVSFEVRKGETLGIVGESGSGKSVTARSIMRLLASPPSQMKNGEILFKGVDLANKTQKEMESIRGRDIGMIFQDPMSSLNPTIKVGKQISESLIKHQKVSKREAKKQAIAMMERVGITRSEIRYNQYPHEFSGGMRQRVMIGIALACRPELLIADEPTTALDVTIQAQILHLMKDMQDQLGTSIILITHDLGVVAGMCDRVVVMKEGQIVETGTTAEIFANPKHPYTIRLLNALPRLDQKKKPKPVSLVPRDLEDDQPLLEVKSLKQHFNLGKGNTLKAVNDISFHIRQGETLGVVGESGSGKSTTGRAILRLHEPTGGDVLFKGVPLNRLSPSEMKTMRRHMQIIFQDPYASLNPKMRIMDIIGEALDIHQLAGNAAQREKRVEELLEMVGLDPTHAQRYPHEFSGGQRQRIGIARALAVEPEFIVCDEPLSALDVSIQAQIVQLLEELQQRLGLTYLFIAHDLSMVKHISDRVAVMYNGKIVELAESEELYSNPQHDYTKALLSAIPVPDPAVEAKKKRHVVKETPVEVEDRYNLEHSKWVEVTEGHWVAISS from the coding sequence ATGGAACCTTTACTGAAAGTTAATGATCTATCTGTCTCTTTTCACTCAGGAGAGAGTGAGTTTCAGGCAGTGCGAGAAGTGAGTTTTGAAGTGCGCAAAGGTGAGACGCTGGGCATTGTAGGAGAATCGGGAAGTGGAAAGAGTGTTACCGCACGTTCCATTATGAGGCTGCTTGCCTCCCCACCTTCTCAGATGAAGAATGGAGAGATTCTATTTAAGGGTGTCGACCTGGCCAATAAAACGCAGAAAGAGATGGAGAGCATCCGTGGACGTGATATTGGAATGATCTTTCAGGACCCGATGAGTTCTCTTAATCCGACAATTAAAGTGGGGAAACAGATCTCCGAGAGTCTGATCAAACACCAGAAGGTGTCCAAGAGGGAAGCCAAGAAACAGGCGATTGCCATGATGGAGCGGGTGGGGATAACTCGCAGCGAAATACGCTACAACCAGTATCCGCACGAATTCTCTGGAGGCATGCGTCAGCGTGTCATGATCGGTATTGCGCTCGCTTGTCGTCCTGAATTGCTCATTGCGGATGAGCCAACGACCGCTCTGGACGTTACGATTCAGGCACAGATTCTTCATTTGATGAAAGATATGCAGGATCAACTGGGCACATCGATTATCCTGATCACGCATGATTTGGGCGTAGTAGCAGGCATGTGTGATCGGGTTGTTGTTATGAAAGAAGGACAGATTGTGGAGACCGGGACGACGGCAGAGATTTTTGCTAATCCCAAACATCCCTATACGATCAGGCTTCTGAATGCATTACCACGTCTGGATCAGAAGAAAAAGCCAAAACCGGTATCCCTGGTCCCGAGAGATCTGGAAGACGATCAGCCATTGCTTGAGGTGAAGTCGCTCAAACAACATTTTAATCTGGGTAAAGGCAACACCTTAAAGGCTGTGAATGATATCAGTTTCCATATTCGGCAAGGAGAGACACTCGGCGTTGTAGGAGAATCCGGTAGTGGTAAATCGACCACGGGGCGTGCCATTCTGAGATTGCATGAGCCAACAGGCGGGGATGTGCTGTTTAAGGGAGTTCCTCTTAATCGTCTTTCTCCTTCGGAGATGAAAACGATGCGCAGACATATGCAGATTATTTTCCAGGACCCCTATGCATCTCTGAATCCCAAAATGAGAATTATGGATATCATTGGAGAAGCGCTTGATATCCATCAGCTTGCAGGTAATGCCGCTCAGCGGGAGAAGCGGGTGGAGGAACTGCTGGAGATGGTAGGTCTTGATCCTACCCATGCGCAGCGTTATCCACATGAATTCTCGGGTGGACAGAGACAGCGGATCGGTATAGCGCGAGCTCTGGCTGTGGAGCCGGAATTCATCGTATGTGACGAACCATTGTCTGCACTGGATGTATCGATACAGGCTCAGATCGTACAATTGCTTGAAGAGTTGCAGCAGCGACTCGGATTGACGTATCTCTTCATCGCACATGACTTGTCCATGGTTAAACATATCAGTGATCGAGTGGCTGTGATGTATAACGGGAAAATTGTGGAGCTTGCAGAGAGTGAAGAACTGTATTCCAACCCGCAACATGACTATACCAAGGCATTGCTGTCAGCTATTCCTGTGCCTGATCCGGCGGTAGAAGCGAAGAAAAAGAGACATGTTGTAAAAGAAACACCTGTTGAAGTAGAAGACCGTTATAATCTGGAACATTCCAAGTGGGTAGAAGTTACGGAAGGACACTGGGTGGCCATATCAAGCTAA
- a CDS encoding suppressor of fused domain protein: MTYEENTSGWDAIDKAIGELYGEQEPHHYGTSIPYMLGGPDPLDGISVYAVNTPMPHWHFVTYGFSELYEKEMQDASKSGYGFELTFRLTRSEGETDPPAWALNLLQNVGRYVFTSGNIFQPGDYMDANGPICLESDTLLTALSFIEDPDLPANTTPNGSVQFIQMVGITGRELEMIQTWNARGFLSACSNFMPKYVTDLMRNSYADIPSVVQAVKHGMEQDGSSTAFLFIQQLAWESPRKKMLIKTVPGKLQLGAKQAVLVGTILRSRISKGASLSLIGPDTTILFEAGEHPAVLESDRQVTLTVNEQIVEELAENLQPIEGTFEITSLEHMLVQIVKTEIKNQEGQVIKTIG; this comes from the coding sequence ATGACTTATGAAGAAAACACATCAGGTTGGGATGCGATTGATAAAGCCATCGGTGAGCTATACGGTGAACAGGAGCCGCACCATTATGGAACATCCATTCCTTACATGCTCGGAGGTCCGGACCCACTCGATGGCATCAGTGTTTATGCAGTGAATACACCCATGCCCCACTGGCATTTTGTCACATATGGTTTCTCTGAATTATATGAAAAAGAGATGCAGGATGCATCCAAAAGCGGGTATGGTTTTGAACTCACATTTCGTCTTACACGCAGTGAAGGAGAGACTGATCCGCCAGCCTGGGCGCTGAATCTGCTTCAAAATGTAGGACGTTACGTGTTCACTAGCGGAAATATCTTTCAGCCAGGAGATTACATGGACGCAAATGGCCCCATCTGCCTGGAGTCCGATACTTTGTTGACTGCTCTCTCATTTATTGAAGACCCGGATCTACCGGCGAACACTACACCTAACGGTTCAGTGCAGTTTATTCAGATGGTTGGTATTACAGGTCGGGAGCTGGAAATGATTCAAACGTGGAATGCGCGCGGCTTCCTCTCGGCCTGCTCCAATTTCATGCCCAAATACGTGACCGATCTGATGAGAAATTCGTACGCAGATATTCCTTCTGTTGTACAAGCGGTTAAGCATGGAATGGAACAGGACGGATCAAGCACAGCGTTTTTATTCATACAACAACTGGCCTGGGAGTCCCCTCGTAAAAAAATGCTGATAAAGACCGTTCCGGGCAAACTCCAGCTTGGAGCCAAACAGGCTGTATTGGTCGGCACCATCCTTCGTAGCCGAATTTCAAAAGGCGCCTCTCTATCCTTGATCGGACCTGATACTACTATTCTGTTCGAAGCCGGAGAACATCCTGCAGTATTGGAATCGGATAGACAAGTTACCCTGACGGTGAACGAACAAATTGTTGAGGAGCTTGCAGAAAACCTTCAACCCATTGAAGGAACATTCGAGATAACTTCACTGGAGCATATGCTCGTTCAGATTGTTAAAACAGAAATTAAAAACCAGGAAGGGCAAGTCATCAAAACGATTGGATGA
- a CDS encoding LuxR C-terminal-related transcriptional regulator: MPATLASRHKESAICKHVTETAPFDYLPKSQLDRLRKINHFLIHAFQNSLSDIKDNLTGTYLFLLTDMDGVLLSMDYSPDLETVVEGSPIRPGMIFTAQSCGVNAISVTMDSNEPVLLLPEQHESPYFQSWHCYAAPLSMGSQHFGYLDVSTINADMQGELIAIAKLIPAYMQNSYQNQQVAEPCDKSAVEFTARQLTILEMIAKGFTVKAIALKLKIKECTVNHHKKVIFNKLGVQSSTEAVSIASRLSYL, translated from the coding sequence ATGCCTGCTACACTTGCCTCACGGCACAAGGAGTCCGCCATTTGCAAGCACGTAACAGAAACGGCTCCTTTCGACTATTTACCAAAATCTCAACTGGACAGGCTTCGTAAAATCAATCATTTCCTGATTCATGCATTCCAGAACAGCCTCTCGGATATTAAAGATAATTTAACGGGCACTTATCTTTTTCTACTCACAGATATGGACGGTGTGCTTCTCTCCATGGATTATAGTCCAGATCTGGAAACTGTCGTAGAAGGTTCGCCTATCCGTCCGGGCATGATCTTCACCGCACAGAGCTGTGGAGTAAACGCCATTTCTGTAACGATGGACAGCAATGAACCTGTGCTTCTGTTGCCCGAGCAACATGAAAGTCCCTATTTTCAAAGTTGGCATTGCTACGCTGCCCCTCTGTCCATGGGATCGCAGCATTTCGGTTATCTGGATGTGTCCACCATCAACGCGGATATGCAGGGCGAGCTTATTGCTATTGCCAAGCTGATTCCTGCATATATGCAGAACAGTTACCAGAATCAGCAGGTTGCTGAACCTTGTGACAAATCAGCGGTGGAGTTCACAGCGCGTCAGTTAACCATTCTGGAAATGATCGCGAAAGGGTTCACTGTGAAAGCTATTGCTTTGAAATTGAAAATCAAGGAATGCACTGTGAATCATCATAAAAAAGTGATTTTCAACAAATTAGGTGTGCAATCCAGCACGGAAGCTGTTTCAATTGCCAGCCGATTGTCTTATTTATAA
- a CDS encoding ABC transporter permease yields the protein MKGGTLGLNLAEGSRISRLVHNLSFIYGKMLLHPSYRYVLFILGLPINLVVFLIWRSHRKNDGWVVARQAAEQELLASSYRNSLKLEVEEQLRRKHRFFQQQVSDGEFKRQTEEWVEESVQTELKERTSRILQEQGNQRLTMADTFHSLIDKPWFLAISIIPGCLMYSILFLYGNPYLKYIFERILMTVFVILGVATLVFTILYLSPFNPAANILGETATQEQIAAFNQVYGLDQPYLTQLWNNIKGVAFFDLGKSFAGNEDVTATIARKFPITLTLAVISLLLALVIALPIGIISAIKPNSWFDYTFMFIALIGLSIPNFWQGLIFILNFSIKMQWLPATFNPQNWLSIIMPTIVLGTGLTAAVARMTRSSTLEVIHEDYVMTARAKGLSERQVMLKHAVRNALIPIVTVVGLQFGAMLGGAAVTEKVFNISGLGSYIVDKQFIPDIPSIMGGVIYTAITISIINVAVDLLYAFIDPRVRSKMKQY from the coding sequence ATGAAGGGAGGCACGCTTGGTTTGAATCTTGCAGAAGGCAGTAGAATCTCACGGTTGGTACACAATTTAAGCTTTATTTATGGCAAAATGCTGCTTCATCCTTCCTACCGATATGTTTTGTTCATTCTTGGATTACCGATCAATCTGGTCGTGTTTCTAATATGGCGTTCACATCGAAAAAATGACGGTTGGGTAGTTGCCAGACAGGCGGCTGAGCAAGAACTGCTCGCTTCTTCCTACCGGAACAGTCTGAAGTTGGAAGTGGAAGAACAACTGCGCCGCAAACATCGTTTTTTCCAGCAGCAGGTGAGTGATGGAGAATTCAAACGTCAGACCGAGGAATGGGTGGAGGAAAGTGTTCAGACAGAGTTGAAGGAGCGGACATCCCGCATACTTCAGGAACAAGGAAATCAACGTCTTACAATGGCCGATACGTTCCACTCACTGATTGACAAACCATGGTTCTTGGCGATATCCATTATTCCAGGCTGTCTCATGTATAGCATCCTGTTTTTGTATGGTAATCCTTATCTAAAGTACATATTTGAAAGAATACTGATGACGGTATTTGTCATTCTGGGCGTAGCTACACTCGTATTTACAATTTTGTATCTGTCTCCGTTCAACCCGGCAGCTAACATTCTGGGAGAGACAGCAACGCAGGAACAGATTGCCGCATTCAATCAGGTGTATGGCTTGGATCAGCCTTATCTTACACAGCTCTGGAACAATATCAAGGGCGTCGCCTTCTTCGATCTTGGCAAATCTTTTGCAGGAAATGAAGACGTAACAGCCACGATTGCAAGGAAGTTTCCCATTACCTTGACGCTTGCGGTCATTTCCCTGCTGTTAGCACTTGTCATTGCATTACCCATTGGCATTATCTCAGCAATTAAGCCTAATTCGTGGTTCGACTACACCTTCATGTTTATTGCTCTGATTGGATTATCGATCCCGAATTTCTGGCAAGGACTTATTTTCATTCTGAACTTCTCGATCAAAATGCAGTGGCTTCCCGCCACCTTCAACCCGCAGAACTGGCTGTCGATCATTATGCCAACCATTGTGCTGGGTACGGGACTCACGGCTGCGGTGGCTCGGATGACCCGTTCTTCCACACTGGAAGTCATTCATGAGGATTATGTGATGACCGCCCGTGCCAAGGGATTAAGTGAACGCCAAGTCATGCTGAAACACGCAGTACGAAATGCATTGATCCCGATCGTAACGGTGGTTGGACTTCAATTCGGAGCCATGTTGGGCGGAGCAGCAGTAACGGAGAAAGTGTTTAATATCAGCGGTCTCGGCAGTTACATTGTGGATAAACAATTCATCCCCGATATTCCGAGTATCATGGGCGGAGTAATCTACACAGCCATAACGATCTCCATTATTAATGTAGCGGTTGATCTGCTGTATGCTTTTATTGATCCAAGAGTGCGCTCCAAGATGAAACAATATTAA
- a CDS encoding glycoside hydrolase family 1 protein: protein MTTAKKGFPENFLWGGATAANQLEGAFDKDGKGLSTADMIAHVPKEKRTGGHAMEISSSRIEEILSGKIEERFPKRFGIDFYHHFKEDIALFAEMGFKVFRLSIHWARIFPNGYDQEPNEAGLKFYDEVFDELLKYGIEPLVTLSHYETPLGLTQKYNGWAGREVIQHYVRYAETVFNRYKNKVKYWLTFNEINVMLFSPYTGGGILIDKVDNKLQTTYQALHHQFVASAMVTKLAHEIIPGSQVGCMLARMETYAATCNPVDVRLAQHENQINLFFTDMHARGKYPNYMARYFEENNIVIQKEAGDDEILLNNTVDFISFSYYMSVTKSASASEEETTGNLTGGVKNPYLEASDWGWEIDPIGLRVTLNNFWDRYQKPLFIVENGLGAYDRVEEDGSIHDSYRVDYLKKHIEQMKEAIKDGVDLIGFTAWGPIDLVSMSTSEMSKRYGFIYVDLDDEGNGTLKRSKKDSFDWYKNVISSNGEQL from the coding sequence ATGACCACGGCAAAAAAAGGATTCCCCGAAAACTTCCTATGGGGTGGCGCTACAGCTGCCAATCAATTGGAGGGTGCATTCGATAAGGACGGCAAAGGCCTCTCCACAGCGGACATGATTGCTCATGTTCCGAAAGAGAAGCGTACAGGCGGACATGCCATGGAAATTTCCTCTTCCCGAATTGAAGAGATTCTCTCTGGCAAAATTGAAGAACGTTTCCCAAAACGTTTTGGTATTGATTTCTACCATCACTTTAAAGAAGATATTGCATTGTTCGCTGAGATGGGCTTCAAAGTATTCCGCTTGTCCATTCACTGGGCACGTATTTTCCCGAACGGTTATGATCAAGAGCCGAATGAAGCAGGTTTGAAATTCTACGATGAAGTATTCGACGAATTGTTGAAATACGGTATCGAACCGCTCGTTACATTGTCTCACTACGAGACTCCGCTTGGCTTGACGCAAAAATATAATGGCTGGGCTGGCCGTGAAGTAATTCAGCACTATGTTAGATATGCAGAAACGGTGTTCAACCGTTATAAAAATAAAGTGAAATACTGGCTGACGTTCAATGAGATTAACGTAATGTTGTTCAGCCCGTACACTGGTGGCGGCATTCTGATCGATAAAGTGGACAACAAGTTGCAAACGACGTATCAAGCTCTTCATCATCAGTTTGTAGCAAGTGCCATGGTAACGAAGCTTGCACACGAAATTATCCCTGGTTCCCAAGTCGGCTGTATGCTTGCTCGTATGGAAACTTATGCAGCAACATGTAATCCGGTAGATGTTCGTCTGGCTCAGCACGAGAATCAGATTAACCTCTTCTTCACAGACATGCATGCTCGTGGTAAGTACCCGAACTACATGGCTCGTTATTTTGAAGAAAACAACATTGTCATCCAAAAAGAAGCTGGCGATGATGAAATCCTGCTCAACAATACGGTTGATTTCATCTCCTTCAGTTATTATATGTCCGTAACCAAATCGGCATCTGCCAGCGAGGAAGAAACCACAGGTAACCTGACTGGTGGCGTGAAAAACCCTTATCTGGAAGCGTCCGACTGGGGCTGGGAGATCGATCCGATCGGTCTGCGCGTAACGCTGAACAACTTCTGGGATCGTTATCAGAAACCATTGTTCATCGTAGAAAATGGCCTGGGAGCGTATGACCGTGTTGAAGAAGATGGTTCAATCCATGACTCCTATCGTGTGGATTATCTGAAGAAACACATCGAACAAATGAAAGAAGCCATCAAAGACGGTGTGGATCTGATTGGATTCACAGCATGGGGCCCGATTGACCTTGTAAGCATGTCCACTTCCGAAATGTCCAAACGTTATGGTTTCATCTACGTGGATCTGGATGACGAAGGTAACGGAACACTGAAACGTTCCAAAAAAGATTCATTCGACTGGTACAAAAACGTAATCTCCAGCAATGGTGAGCAACTGTAA
- a CDS encoding ABC transporter substrate-binding protein — protein MKKRTLISLLLILVIVISGCSVKTKTESQAETAPSDTTETAQKPADIELLAMSSSENDVNIIRDQLTKNGFNVKLNLQPDYGSFKSQQDAGNYDIALSSWTTVTGNPDYAVRSLFKTGGDYSILADGEIDKLIDQAATQTPDEYKDTYKQLEDRLVTDQAYIAPLYISLKSQAVNKDILNVETVRLSKSRAMAWEPIEFKDSSKNAKDPLILTQSASVLTSLDPIKGNDGSINQLNTNMYVRLVNLTDDDQLTAEGSLSHNFSIAEGNSDYYFILRDDINFAKIDNKKAVDTGERVGADDVIFSLDRAKNKDSVPDHRTYSLHEHIKEAEVVTDLSALQSIKQSSGNGTILEALEQGLGSKITELVTDKTKADNSAGKYQVVKLTTTEPFPQVLNYLAHQSAGIVSKKQVESINTYDVASFDVNKDIPYGDQNTVTEGASYNNTLYTSGPYILSYKNDYEAVFLQNPGYRKGTEYAPKIAQVNVRFIADADSALSALRSSEIHLYYGVPETKYDIIKNDSKLHLQSIPSNAVSYLLFNTANRDVAKNSDLRKAVLYSINQDEILSFYKNNKLKAYSTVSPLVPTGNELKADPAKVKEFLSNYNASK, from the coding sequence ATGAAAAAACGTACACTGATCTCATTGTTATTAATTCTCGTCATTGTGATTTCCGGCTGCAGTGTAAAAACGAAAACCGAATCACAGGCGGAGACCGCACCATCAGACACAACAGAAACTGCACAAAAACCGGCAGACATTGAGCTACTTGCCATGAGTTCTTCCGAAAATGACGTGAATATTATCCGCGACCAGCTGACCAAAAACGGCTTCAATGTGAAGCTGAACCTGCAACCAGATTACGGCAGCTTCAAATCCCAGCAGGATGCAGGAAATTATGACATTGCCTTGTCCAGCTGGACAACGGTAACGGGAAATCCCGATTATGCCGTACGTTCTCTTTTCAAAACAGGTGGAGATTACAGTATCCTCGCAGATGGGGAGATTGATAAGCTCATCGATCAGGCAGCTACCCAAACACCAGACGAATACAAAGACACGTACAAACAATTGGAAGATCGCTTGGTAACGGATCAGGCTTATATCGCACCTCTGTATATTTCCCTGAAAAGTCAGGCTGTGAACAAAGACATTCTGAATGTCGAAACCGTCCGTCTCTCCAAATCCCGCGCGATGGCTTGGGAACCAATTGAGTTCAAGGACAGCTCCAAAAATGCCAAAGATCCGTTGATTCTGACGCAAAGCGCATCCGTACTGACTTCCCTTGATCCAATCAAAGGAAACGACGGTTCCATCAACCAGTTGAACACCAATATGTATGTACGTCTCGTTAACCTGACGGATGACGATCAGCTGACAGCAGAAGGATCACTGTCCCATAATTTCAGCATTGCTGAAGGTAATTCGGACTATTACTTCATTCTCAGAGACGACATCAACTTTGCGAAGATTGATAACAAAAAAGCGGTAGATACAGGCGAACGTGTGGGTGCAGATGATGTCATCTTCTCCCTGGATCGTGCGAAAAACAAAGATTCCGTTCCAGATCACCGGACATACAGTCTGCATGAACACATCAAAGAAGCTGAAGTTGTAACGGATCTGAGTGCATTGCAATCCATTAAACAATCCAGTGGTAACGGCACAATCCTCGAAGCATTAGAACAAGGACTGGGCAGCAAAATTACAGAACTCGTAACTGACAAAACCAAAGCAGATAATAGTGCAGGTAAATATCAGGTCGTTAAACTGACAACAACGGAACCTTTCCCACAAGTACTGAACTACCTGGCTCACCAATCTGCCGGGATCGTGTCCAAAAAACAGGTGGAGAGCATCAACACTTATGATGTAGCTTCCTTTGACGTCAACAAAGATATTCCTTACGGTGATCAGAACACGGTGACTGAAGGCGCATCATACAATAACACGCTGTATACTAGCGGACCTTATATTTTATCTTATAAAAATGACTATGAAGCTGTATTCTTGCAAAATCCGGGATACCGCAAAGGCACTGAATATGCACCGAAAATTGCTCAGGTCAATGTCCGGTTCATCGCGGATGCAGACAGCGCCCTCTCTGCTCTTCGCAGCAGTGAAATTCATTTATACTACGGTGTGCCTGAAACCAAGTATGACATCATCAAAAATGACAGCAAATTGCATCTGCAAAGCATTCCGAGCAACGCCGTTTCTTATCTCTTGTTCAACACGGCCAACCGTGATGTGGCCAAGAATAGTGATTTGAGAAAAGCCGTACTGTACTCCATTAATCAGGATGAAATTTTGAGTTTCTACAAGAATAACAAACTCAAAGCATACTCCACAGTAAGCCCGCTCGTTCCGACCGGGAATGAATTGAAAGCTGATCCTGCAAAAGTAAAAGAATTCTTGAGCAACTATAACGCCTCCAAATAA
- a CDS encoding antitoxin Xre/MbcA/ParS toxin-binding domain-containing protein, producing MSMKDMYFGEFNQASWDSFSELFEELEQKVDPAWAERAQRQGIPADISRVLLCEMGEYTFEWIMKDIPALGDQSPATYLETEEGAQALRAAILHMPR from the coding sequence ATGAGTATGAAAGATATGTATTTCGGAGAGTTTAATCAGGCAAGCTGGGACTCATTTTCCGAACTGTTTGAAGAACTTGAACAGAAGGTGGATCCCGCGTGGGCAGAGCGTGCACAACGACAAGGTATTCCGGCGGACATAAGTCGGGTACTTTTGTGTGAAATGGGAGAGTACACTTTTGAATGGATCATGAAAGATATCCCGGCTTTAGGGGACCAAAGTCCTGCTACGTACCTGGAAACTGAGGAGGGAGCGCAGGCATTAAGGGCAGCCATTTTGCATATGCCGCGTTAA